One Onthophagus taurus isolate NC chromosome 11, IU_Otau_3.0, whole genome shotgun sequence genomic window carries:
- the LOC111427827 gene encoding nidogen codes for MQRINTALIFLCLHLLIITPAPPVLGLDKSLLYRYEDGKELPKGDDVSEEVPLIQPITFYGTKYRTIFVNNNGLLSFQHDIRTFYNYEFPLAYPLLAPLYSNVDTKAAGRVIYLETDDFESIDRATSDIRDSFLDADMFDPTSIFIVTWEDVGYHVNGTDKTNTFQVALISDNDDTYVEFLYPENGIQWLQGTGDGSGLPDARAQAGIIAPDGRYYLLPGSGSERIRNLERLSNRGLPGQWMFKIGEVDQTKDIEVPDLYDEVDVAPKRCAESSSLCHSQGKCVDYDDGFCCECKSQYYGNGKHCVKRDADFRVTGKVNGEINGEVFENLDLQCYVVMRDARIYTAVSKVPKEIGYSSQTLQILGSTMGWVFAKPVKTALNGFQLTGGIFNHTAEIHYPLTNDTLIINQKYLGLDVFDRLRLEVDIKGVIPILPQANATITKYTEEYTLTNPGVIQSTSTRILKYNNSRNYLVEVPFQIKQHFLFNYCKYNNTPPGTTWKLRVGNNFIGYEGKEQIIRYGLSNKIGPFEDVDPCEEGRQHCTPNSSCVVDDDTYRCICNPGYHEVYKDGGFLCSDINECQIGSHDCDFNANCINELGGFRCECKPGYEGDGRFCDNAISCTTVTCSENAECIQSTVATCQCMAGFTGDGQSCVPITSQSCYYINNCSPYGYCGIDEESGKYSCACIHGYIGDGYNCTENHNNLTEIPQLQVEITTQEITTKRSDEFTCKYLHNCDHNAECIHTPYLQSTYSCVCKPGYKGDGYRCEEVEESCMTDDICDMHAACTEDYDTGKAICVCNPGYQGNGFTCEPAAKCSSDDDCPINEICAYSLDFNGYECICKDGLVRDTQNICVQLEGNCDGATCHESADCLFDDVLETHYCSCKSEYMGDGIAECKLRPVGCNINNNCGINAKCELNSTSQLYECQCLEGYFGNGFVCYQEKNCNNEPSMCDPYARCVTDASRKFVCECNPGFIGNGTFCKAIPKHDGNFVLLNQGMATLKIPFNYDGRSFIKPVQVRPMQVAVGLDVDCMEGRIYWGDISGKAIRSSNYLGNDKKVFLDTDIRAPEGISIDWVSRNIYWTDANKRTIEVANIDTRLRRVLFKTDLSNPRGIAVHPQRGKLFWSDWKRSKPKIEWSNTDGTGREVFVNETVVVTPNSLVIDFDREHVCYADAGTNSIECIHIDTRFRQTIASNCTKPFGVAVSSDKIYWSDWISRKINVVNKDTLTRLKPISVPLGSPKDKIYEVVAVPDQCPTQYNVCQYKNQCPTGHICLPDGKGSRRCLCGISINSPQDTATCNDM; via the exons ATGCAGAGGATTAACACTGCGCTGATTTTCTTGTGTTTACATTTACTAATAATAACACCTGCTCCTCCCGTATTGGGATTAGATAAATCCCTTTTGTACAGGTACGAAGATGGGAAAGAATTACCGAAAGGGGATGACGTATCCGAAGAAGTACCTCTAATACAACCGATCACTTTCTACGGAACCAAATACAGGACAATATTC GTAAATAACAACGGTCTTTTATCATTTCAACACGACATCAGAACGTTCTACAATTATGAATTTCCGTTAGCGTACCCCTTGTTGGCGCCACTTTATTCAAATGTTGACACAAAAGCCGCCGGTAgagttatttatttagaaacgGACGATTTCGAATCGATTGATAGAGCAACGAGCGATATCAGAGATAGCTTTTTAGACGCAGATATGTTCGATCCCACCAGCATCTTCATAGTAACCTGGGAAGATGTTGGTTACCACGTTAACGGCACCGATAAAACCAACACATTTCAAGTTGCTTTAATCTCGGATAACGATGACACGTACGTTGAATTTTTATATCCAGAAAACGGAATACAATGGTTACAAGGGACGGGTGATGGATCGGGACTGCCAGATGCACGAGCCCAAGCGGGGATTATAGCTCCCGATGGAAGATATTATCTTCTTCCCGGCTCCGGATCAGAAAGAATAAGAAACTTGGAAAGATTATCAAATAGAGGACTTCCCGGGCAATGGATGTTCAAAATTGGCGAAGTTGATCAAACAAAAGACATAGAAGTACCCGATCTTTACGATGAAGTCGATGTCGCTCCGAAAAGATGCGCTGAATCATCATCGTTATGTCACAGCCAGGGAAAATGCGTTGATTACGACGATGGCTTCTGTTGCGAGTGTAAATCACAATATTACGGCAATGGAAAACACTGCGTGAAACGAGATGCCGATTTCCGCGTGACCGGAAAAGTAAACGGCGAAATCAACGGGGaagttttcgaaaatttaGATTTACAGTGTTACGTTGTTATGAGAGATGCAAGGATTTATACGGCAGTTTCTAAAGTACCTAAAGAGATTGGATATTCAAGTCAGACTTTGCAAATTTTAGGGAGTACAATGGGGTGGGTTTTCGCAAAACCAGTTAAAACAGCTTTAAACGGTTTTCAATTAACTGGTGGTATCTTTAATCATACCGCTGAAATTCATTATCCCCTTACTAACGACACCTTAATTAttaaccaaaaatatttagGACTCGACGTTTTTGATCGATTACGATTAGAAGTTGATATAAAGGGAGTTATCCCAATTTTACCTCAAGCTAACGCAACTATCACAAAATACACAGAAGAATATACGTTAACTAATCCAGGAGTTATACAATCCACATCAACGAGAATACTAAAATACAACAATTCAAGAAATTACCTAGTTGAAGTACCTTTCCAAATTAaacaacactttttatttaattattgtaaatacAACAACACACCTCCAGGAACAACGTGGAAATTAAGAGttggtaataattttatcggTTACGAAGGGAAAGAACAAATTATAAGATACGGATTGAGCAACAAAATCGGACCATTTGAAGATGTCGATCCTTGCGAAGAAGGAAGACAACATTGCACCCCAAATTCATCTTGCGTTGTCGACGATGACACGTATAGATGTATCTGTAATCCGGGTTATCACGAAGTTTATAAAGACGGTGGATTTTTGTGTTCCGATATAAACGAATGTCAAATCGGATCTCACGATTGCGATTTTAACGCGAACTGTATCAACGAATTGGGCGGTTTTCGATGCGAGTGCAAACCGGGATACGAAGGAGATGGAAGATTTTGCGATAATGCCATATCTTGCACAACGGTTACTTGTTCAGAAAACGCGGAATGTATTCAAAGCACAGTTGCAACTTGTCAATGTATGGCAGGATTCACCGGGGATGGCCAATCTTGCGTACCAATAACAAGCCAAAGTTGTTATTACATCAACAATTGCTCACCATACGGTTATTGCGGAATCGATGAGGAATCCGGCAAATACTCTTGCGCTTGTATTCACGGATACATAGGAGACGGATATAATTGCACAGAAAATCACAACAATTTAACGGAAATTCCTCAACTACAAGTTGAAATAACCACTCAAGAGATTACAACGAAACGAAGTGATGAAT ttacttgcaaatatttacataattgTGATCACAACGCGGAATGTATTCACACGCCGTATCTACAATCAACGTATAGTTGCGTTTGTAAACCTGGTTATAAAGGAGATGGTTATAGGTGCGAAGAGGTCGAAGAATCTTGTATGACCGatgatatttgtgatatgCACGCCGCTTGTACTGAAGATTACGATACTGGTAAAGCAATATGTGTTTGTAATCCTGGATATCAAGGAAATGGATTTACTTGTGAACCAGCAG caaaatGCAGTAGTGATGATGATTGTCCGATCAACGAAATTTGCGCATATTCCTTAGATTTCAATGGTTACGAATGTATATGTAAAGATGGTTTGGTAAGAGACACTCAAAACATATGCGTACAATTAGAAGGAAATTGTGATGGTGCAACTTGCCACGAAAGCGCCGATTGTCTTTTCGATGACGTTCTTGAAACGCATTATTGTTCTTGTAAATCAGAATATATGGGTGATGGTATCGCTGAATGTAAATTGAGACCCGTCGGgtgtaatattaataataattgtggAATAAATGCTAAATGCGAACTAAATTCGACATCGCAGTTATACGAATGTCAATGCCTCGAAGGTTATTTTGGAAATGGATTTGTTTGTtaccaagaaaaaaattgcaacaatgAACCGTCAATGTGTGATCCGTACGCGAGATGTGTAACGGATGCTTCGAGAAAATTCGTTTGCGAATGTAACCCAGGTTTTATTGGAAATGGTACTTTTTGTAAAGCAATTCCAAAACACGACgggaattttgttttattaaatcaagGAATGGctacattaaaaattccttttaattaTGATGGAAGGAGTTTTATAAAACCTGTTCAAGTGAGACCAATGCAAGTTGCTGTTGGACTAGATGTTGATTGTATGGAAGGAAGAATTTATTGGGGCGATATTTCCGGGAAAGCTATTCGAAGTTCTAATTATCTAGGCAATGATAAAAAGGTCTTTTTGGACACCGATATCAGAGCACCAGAAGGAATTTCAATCGATTGGGTTTCAAGAAACATTTATTGGACCGATGCAAATAAACGAACAATCGAAGTTGCTAACATCGACACACGATTAAGACGAGTACTTTTTAAAACGGATCTATCAAATCCGAGGGGCATCGCGGTTCATCCTCAAAGAGGAAAACTATTTTGGAGCGATTGGAAGCGAAGTAAACCAAAAATAGAATGGTCAAACACAGACGGAACGGGAAGAGAAGTCTTTGTAAATGAAACTGTTGTTGTGACACCAAATTCTTTAGTTATAGATTTTGATAGAGAACACGTTTGTTATGCAGATGCTGGTACAAATAGCATTGAATGTATACACATCGACACAAGATTTCGACAAACCATCGCTAGTAATTGTACAAAACCTTTTGGGGTTGCTGTATCTagtgataaaatt